The genomic stretch ACTTATTTCTTTTGGGGCACCCCACCCCTTGGTGAAGGTGGGATCAAATTTCAGGATTCTACTACCAGCTAAGCTAGCTTGCAATTTCAAATATGGTAAACACAACCAagtgaaaaattcaatttgAGGTAGCACAATTCAGCATAAAAGCAGAAGCAGAAAGGTTAATTGGTGGCTCAtagaaaacaatatcaaaatttaaaaacttgtATAAGCATAGGTCATGAaccaaacatatttttaaaactgATTTCTACTTAAACTGCAAAACCTCATTTCTACTCTTTGTATGAATAGAACAAAATTTGACGTATTTCCCCTAAAGAATCGATCACATACATATCAATCTTCTCAACAAAAGCATTGTGCACATATAGACTCCAAGAGCATTGTCAATAAGGTCAGTAATGTGTTAGTCGATGCTATTTCATCATCATGGATTTATGAAACTTAACCTCATAAATAagatataataaattaaaaaatctgtCTGCCCCCTTCCATTATTCTCCATCCTAACCTTTTCCATTATGCTAGAAAATTGTTGCATATAGATTTCTTCTTTTCACACACAAAACCTACATTAACCAATTCTAGCATACATATAATAGAgcaaatttctaaaagaaagaGGCTGCAAGAAAATCAGCAAGCCATTCATAGTTGTAAGCTTAATAGATCATTCAAAAGTCAATTTTTTGCAAAATAAGCATACTGACCTTTCGGCAAGCATTGCTGAGCCTTCTTCAAACAATTCTTCCACTATACCTACAGCTGATAGCTTCTTTGATAGCTTATTAGCAGAACTGTGGGACCTCTTCATGGAAAATAGAGCTCTCAGCCTGTTCTGTTTTTTAGGAGTTGAAGGCTGTACCGAATTATCAGGAGGAATTATGTCAACAACTATGCAGGTTGTATCATCCTTCAAGCCCCTTGTCCTTAATGCTTCCTAAAAAATAATCCATCAAGTACAATATAAATTAGCATTAGATTAGCGTAACAGTACCATTAGCCCTGGTTTATGCTAAACCATTGACCAGAAGGGCATGGTAATTCAAACAGGACTAGCCAGAACATATAGCAAAGTAATGAATTTACACCACCTTCACAACTTGTCTAGCAGCAAGTTCAGCAGGCAACCCACGACAAGATTTTGCAGCCATTTCCGAGGATAGGGCATCCCAGATACCATCAGAAGCAATTATAAGTCTCCCACCTGCTTTTGATAGCTTTTATGTAAAAGAGGAATGTTAGAATTCACGATGAAGACGGCTACAGTGCATATACTTCACATTgataaaataagtaaaagaaactGTGAAAGAATTGGAGATAAATGAGTAAAGACCAATACCTTCACTTGTTTGACATATGGGATTGGCACTATGTACTCTCCCACATCCATGTCTCCAATTGACCTAGAAAGGCATAAACCCCCCGGCCAACAACGGAGGGGACCAATCTGCAATgattaaaaatcacatattacacaatgtaaaataacaaataaacataACTGGAGGGAGGAACATCTTTAACGTTAAGGCCATCAAATTAGAGTGAAggaaattccttttttttttttttggaaaaggaaaagaaaaaataaaagcaccTTACCTCAGCACCCCCCAAAATACTAAGCCTCCCCACTTCACCTCCACTTGCAGTAACACGTTCCCTCCTGCAACCACGAAGAACCACTTACTAAGTGTATCCaggaaaaattaataaatccAGGCTTTCAAATAGATACACACTCTTCAACATTCTCTTCAAGTCTATGATCAACAGTTAAGTTGGAGACAGTGCCACCCTGAGTATCCAAAATACAACGGGAGTCTCCAACAGATGCAACAGTCACAGTCCATCCATCAACTATTACAAATGTAGCTGTGGTTCCAGATGTTTCTCCTGGAGATAATCAAATGGGGATAAGAAATAATTAGTTCATCATCACGCATAACAAATCTGGCTCGAGACtgcaaataaaaaagaaaaagaaataaaaggagGCCAAATTACATACCTCTGCTCTGGAATTCCTTGTCGGTCTTCACAAACCCAGCAACCAATGCACGAGGTAAAGCTTGAAGCCACTCCTCACGACTAAGTCCACGGGGGATAGCACCCAACACATGATTCAACAAATGCTCCCTTGTGAAAATGGCAGCAGCATTTCCATTGTGCCCATCAAAGATCTGAATATCAAAGAAAGCAATAACCATCATGCTGGAAAATAAATCCATACCTATGCAAAATTCATATGTGCACACAGCTTAATAATACAACTAATAACAACCAGGACATGTGAAAACAAGGAAGAAAATATATTCTTGAACACTGATTGCCAGTAGTAACCATGGAACGTTGAAATGCATTAATTACCAAAAACATTAATCTTACAAATTgtgaaaaatacaataaaacttAAGAAAGGAGAGAAGCACTATATATTGAAGAGCATTGAATTGTAGTATGTAGGTCGAAAAGTCATAAAATCAATGCAAACATCATGGCTCAATGACATACAACACAGCTGAACGACTGGGTACCAGTCAATGTGAAATTGCAAAATGGAAAGGATGAGTATTACCGCAAATACAGAGAATGTTGACGATGAATTCCCCGGGACTCGCTGGCAATCAGTCTTAATCAGGAAATAATCCTCCCCTTTCCTAGACTGTGCCGCATTACCATATCTCACAGTGGGCTTCTCCATCTTCTCACTCCTCATCTCTCTGCTGATCAGTGCAGCAAGTGGCACAAGATTATGACGATGGCGCCTCCCTTCCCCCGACGCCATATCTTCCATGAAAACAAAGTCTTAGGCACAAAACCTTCAAGCTATTGTGTCCGTCTCAAAAGCATATTAAACTCTAATACCTAAAGACCTTATGATTATATATAGTCCAACTCAACCAAAATGCAAATTGCTTGGAATCAATAACCTCTCTAAGAATCCAAACCCAGTATCCTCCTTTGTATAATTAACACGAAAAccaattcaaacacaaaaaattcaaacttttccAAATCAGCCTCAAGATTTCAAACCTGATCTGCATCCATAATTGACAAAACACTGATCAATGTTAATCTAAGatccaaaagacaaaaaaaccaACCTACAAATCCACATCAAAGAACAAATACATAATATAAATAAGCAAGTGCATACGCATAGACACATTTGATCATTCAACAACAATAAACCTTAATGCTATGCCTGGATACCAATAAAGAAAGTTTTAAGCTTACATTCCAACATAAACAAGAATCCTCAGGTTTCcagagaaaagaacaaaattatatTCCTTCTTTTGTTTTACTCTTCGCAGTTTTCTTAGCCACCAAACAGTGTacaacgagagagagagagagttacccGAGAGAATTAGCGAGAGAATGCCCGAATGCGTATCGAGCAAAGGCAAACGCAGATCTAACTGCGACACTAAGCAACAACACCAAGACGAAGAAGCAGATTAAACAACTTTTATACCAACAAGAAAATCAACTGGGAGACGCAACGCGTATTGATGACAAGGAATGAACTGTAAGACCCCCACCCCCAAATGCTCCAATTAAACAAAAAGTATTACCTTTAGAGACAGAGAGACACAGAATAAAAAAGGCATTGAATTTCTGAGGTCAGCTTCACAACATTTTCCTCCACCAAACacccaacaaacaaacaattcttGGGCAAATTTTTCCCGGGAAAAAGGAAATGGCAGGAGAATTCGCGTACCGATCTAGCTTTTCATTCAacgaaggaaagaaaaaaaagcacaGAAAGTGGCTTTTGCTGACTGTAAATCAATCTGTCCTGTCCTCAATCCCACATTTCTCAAAGTCGGTTTACCAAACCCCTCTTCTTCcccagacaaaaaaaaaaagccacacTTTCTAAACTTTCCCAGGACAAATACAATTACACtgagaaaaatatttcaatattgttttttaattaagcAGCAGAATCTCTATGACTATAAGCACAGCTAAGAATAGGATGATTATACAGTTATACTAATACAAGGCTAAGCCTCGAACACTTTATAGCTTCTACTTAAGCACTACATCAGAATAAactcccaacaaaaaaaaaaaaattatagtgaaAAGATTAAGGGAAAACTTTAGTTTAGCTCCCTGAGCTTTTACGAATTTGATAaactcttcaaatttttaaaattttcactttagacttttgaattttcaatttctctcaattcGTTCCcatccgtcaaattttaaatgttacatgacgtttataccattgacttttgtataaaatttcaactttacccttaattctaaaacttttttatttaaaaaaaaaaaaatcatgaatattttgatatttttaacaACTAAAATTGACTGAGAGGTTTacattgagagaaattgaaagttcattggtccaaagtgagagatttaaaagtttaaaaatgttTGTCAAATCACAcgtgaaagttcaggagttaaagtgaagtttcccaaaaaataatttaatgaatTGTTTATAATAACAGTTTTAATATAAGATTATTAtgcacttcaaaaaaaaaaaaaaagattattatattaatatgaaaCCAAACCTCTAAACGTACACCAAATTTTGAATTATCCcacattaaaaaactaaattaataaaaaaattcaaacctcTATCACCACACATAATGTTTAAACTTTAAACAGCTTTAAAAAAGAGGGGCTATAAAGTAtaaaccccatttttttttttttttttggactattCAGGAGGGACAAGTGGCCCTACAacctttttcttaaattattcaaatttcaCAAAGATTCTACAAATATATTATGCAAATGTAGCATGGGGCTAATaatctttaaatttttcttttaaataataatttgtccAAATGCTATTGATTTATTTATGTCACCTTAAGTTTAGGGTTATTATGGTGCGACgaatatatcatttttctaaCAAGAATTCACTTAAAAActctctttaaaaataaaaagtcactaatatgaaaagatgaGCTGTGATTTTTGGCACACCAGCGTGCTTAAACAGTAAGCACGTCGGtgataaaatgttattttattttttttattgttcaaatattattttaataatattttataatattttaacatcaaCATATTTATTGTTTAAGTACATCGGTGTGCCAAAAATTACTATTCATAAAGACATTAATTAAAGGAGATTTATTAAATGCCGGAAAGAGTTATTTAGGAGATAAAATTAGTATTGATTGAGTGCATTTTAGATTCTTGCTCGAGGAGAAGAGACACGTGGAACGGCCTTTGCATGTGTTTCTGTGATGGCAATGATGTGGACACGTTGGGTGTAGGCGCTGCAGAGGGGGTACGGTTGCACAGTTTACTTTTTCTGCGCCActgttttgtttatttatggTGGTCCCCGCGCCACAGTCAATGTCTTTGTTGACGGAGAACCAAACCCATGCCATCATCGGCCCTACCAAATTGTGCGGTTGCGATTACTTCTCTGAGGTTTGCATTTCCTTCGTTCATTATAATACttcgtaaaaaataaaaacataaagcGGTGCTGGGAGGCGGTGGCCGCCAGCCCGGCAGTGGTCGCCAGCCAGGCAACTGCATGGGCCGTTGGAGATCATCATCCCCTGTAGGGTAACAATTATagagtactttaaaaaaattattattattattttatcaaattatttcttaattttcaacttttacAAAATTCTAAACCGCTGATATTTACGAGACGCACTTCATTCTTAGAGtggtgataaaaaaaatttaatatgtaaatttaattatttaatagttaatataaaaatgacacGGAACTATCACACATTAATTTATGAGAGACTTGTACTAAAAGTTATAATTTATCGTCGCTCATTAGAAAATCTGTTCATTTTTTAACAGATTTTGGTTTAgatattgtttgtttaaagaGCATTGGCGATCATATTGCAGTGATTATCTACTATAATTTTTGGAGTAATGGAGTTCAATCCTATGTTTTGTTAAACAATATTGTAAAAATGAGATTTGATTCCAAGTTTGTCGCATGATGCCAAAAATCCATATCTGTTGAGCAAGTTGGCATCTCCAAAAGGAAATGgacaaaatttaatttgtcaTACTCTTATCCTTTCCTATGTATACAAGCCTAAGGATAAAGAGggaatttaccaaaaaaaaaaaaaaaaaacccaagaaaatGGAGCAAACTACATCTACGAAATCAACATTGAGGTACTCAAGTATAATTGCTAAGTATTTAATTAAGAGATAAAGTAAAGTATCACATGGTGTCTAAACTCCCCCacaattatatgtatatatagggTAGGATAGTAGCCctgaaaattataaataaaaatatgtaaattatCTCATGGATCCATGCATGCTGCATCATGATGAtcagagagaaaatatatatattaacaatcTCAAAACACTAGTTACTTTTGCCTCGATTAAGCAATTATACACGTAGCCTGAGCTTGGCAAGAGCCAAACGGGAAGTGGGGAAGAATATGCCCTTAAACACTTcaatacaaaatgaaatgaaatgaatattGTTCATGCACCTTCCATGGGTAAGCAACAGATCAACCTATTTGTAGATCACACTCtcatcatgttaaattattattgatctcaaatcaaaagatatataatattGGAAGTCAAGATGTTTAtcatttatattaaaaaaacttaaacccataaaaactaattaatttaataatttaattaatagtctAACCGTTTCAATTACTACATCAATGATCTTCTTCAACCTAGAGCTAAAGTAAAAGCAATGTGCCGTCATGTCGATGCAAATTTTTGGATGACCGGATTGGCAACGAGGCTCTCgcaaataaagagaaaaagtcAACAAAATCTATGAGGAGAGACTGAAAAAACCTTCAATGCGATATAAAGTGGGCCTCTAACTAATTTATTGCACAAAATAGTGTTTTATGAGTGATTAtgctatatatctatatatcatACTAGCATATTGGCAACTTGGGGAGGAAGATATTGCAACAATGACTTAGTTTGCACTTAGGCAGATGGATAATAAATTGCAGACAGAGACATTGTAGTTGTGTATTATTGTAGTCTGGTTGCGTGTTATGCATCTCTTTGACTAATGACTTTTTTGCAGAGACTAAAATTTGTGTTGCTTCATCTTATAACGGTGCTTTAACTTGtgagaaacacatatttttcttatacgttattaaaaaataaacatgtttCTCGAgtatagagaaataaaaaagaatatagaCCTTAGACTTctttatgtttaggaaaaaagaaatggcTCCAACGACTATCTGTTTCTCTAGTTTTCCGAATATGTTAGAGAGTGCATGTGCAAACCCTTTGAAAgtgtgagtatatatatatatatatctatatgagAATCCCAGTGAATCTAATGTAAATAACAGAGGGGCACATACTCCAACGTGTAGTTATAATCATCTTACCACAGCCTTTAAcgaactttttttattatttttttcaaaaaaagaatttgttttgtttacctTCTGTCGTATTGTGAGAATTCCGAAGCCAAGTTAGGTGGTCTTGGATCAATCATCACGTACGGTCAGGGTTCGATGCTATGAAATGAATGCACGAGAGATATGGGCCCTTCTCGGCCCTACATATTCAAGACTCGAGAGTCAAGAGGCAACCGAGATAGCAAATCCTGATGAACAATGAACATACGCAGCACCCGCCCTTCGAGGAGTTATCTGCTCCAGCAGGGGGGATACAGCTGTCGGTGCATTGTACCAAACATTGTTCACTGtaaggtttttaatttttccttttcttttctaaccAATTAAGGAAACACAAAATCAAGAGCGTGTGAGCTCCCAACGATAAGTCCAAGCAGAAATATCAGTACGTGCTAGGGCTAAGACAGGGATGAAAGCTTCTCACACTAAAAAATGGAtggagaatatttttttcttaaatttattaaCTGTATCATTTGATAATGGGAGATTAGAGCAACTGAGAGCAGAAAGGGTGAACAAGAAGAGGGCAGATTTGGAATGATTTTAAGGATGAGGTTCTAGAAATTAAGCTggttaaattttattgaaatttagaCAACTTAAAAAATAGGGTTGCGGAGCCTACTTGTTCTTAGCAGACAGGCCTTGCACTTTAAGTAAAGGTAGCTCACAACCTTGCTTGATCTCTTAAAATGAAATTCAAGCACCCTAATTTCAAGGGATCCCAATCTTAATTTTAAAGGTAGTCTATCGAATAAGGACCATCGATAATGAATTGCATGTAATTCAAACAATACCACCGAAAATGGGTTGTAGGACTCACTTGCATAAGATATCCTAGGGTGTGGGAACACCTACTCAAAGTAAGTGAACCCGCATCCTATTCTATACGAGGCAATATAATTTAAGCAGCCAATTATTGAGAATCCCAATACTACAGTCCTTaaaacattttctcttttttgtagAATATCATAATTTcaaacttcttaaaaaaaaaaattctgtttttaatcttttgggGTCGAATTCCcttaaattgaaagaatttaaGGGATTATAGTTTAGTGGAGTTTGTAGTTACGCTACTTCCAATGGCTACTCAATTCAATGCTGAAATACAAGATCTACTTTCGGACTCCGTGAGCTCCtatgcaatttatttttaaatggaa from Corylus avellana chromosome ca1, CavTom2PMs-1.0 encodes the following:
- the LOC132185012 gene encoding probable protein phosphatase 2C 15 isoform X1, yielding MEDMASGEGRRHRHNLVPLAALISREMRSEKMEKPTVRYGNAAQSRKGEDYFLIKTDCQRVPGNSSSTFSVFAIFDGHNGNAAAIFTREHLLNHVLGAIPRGLSREEWLQALPRALVAGFVKTDKEFQSRGETSGTTATFVIVDGWTVTVASVGDSRCILDTQGGTVSNLTVDHRLEENVEERERVTASGGEVGRLSILGGAEIGPLRCWPGGLCLSRSIGDMDVGEYIVPIPYVKQVKLSKAGGRLIIASDGIWDALSSEMAAKSCRGLPAELAARQVVKEALRTRGLKDDTTCIVVDIIPPDNSVQPSTPKKQNRLRALFSMKRSHSSANKLSKKLSAVGIVEELFEEGSAMLAERLGNDETTTQSTSGIFMCAVCQVDLAPSEGISVHAGGIFSTSSTPWQGPFLCADCRNKKDAMEGKRPSGVKVA
- the LOC132185012 gene encoding probable protein phosphatase 2C 15 isoform X2 — protein: MASGEGRRHRHNLVPLAALISREMRSEKMEKPTVRYGNAAQSRKGEDYFLIKTDCQRVPGNSSSTFSVFAIFDGHNGNAAAIFTREHLLNHVLGAIPRGLSREEWLQALPRALVAGFVKTDKEFQSRGETSGTTATFVIVDGWTVTVASVGDSRCILDTQGGTVSNLTVDHRLEENVEERERVTASGGEVGRLSILGGAEIGPLRCWPGGLCLSRSIGDMDVGEYIVPIPYVKQVKLSKAGGRLIIASDGIWDALSSEMAAKSCRGLPAELAARQVVKEALRTRGLKDDTTCIVVDIIPPDNSVQPSTPKKQNRLRALFSMKRSHSSANKLSKKLSAVGIVEELFEEGSAMLAERLGNDETTTQSTSGIFMCAVCQVDLAPSEGISVHAGGIFSTSSTPWQGPFLCADCRNKKDAMEGKRPSGVKVA